The Salvia miltiorrhiza cultivar Shanhuang (shh) chromosome 1, IMPLAD_Smil_shh, whole genome shotgun sequence genome has a window encoding:
- the LOC131005685 gene encoding LOB domain-containing protein 36-like, whose amino-acid sequence MSSSNSPCAACKCLRRKCTQECVFAPYFPPDNPQKFTNVHKVFGASNVSKLLNELNASQREDAVNSLAYEAEYRLRDPVYGCVGLISILQQKLKQVQLDLDNAKKELATYIGPSAMLPIYNHPQHHSNYGPSGYQMLPYNVQPITQGMAQLMIREQQQQQQQFLEAHQLAAAAREQEMMRSYEQQQNHELMRFNGGGFDDGPVTATGFNQIGGGGAPSLALGSSYEAIPEQQQQSNYHLQQQLQQDLLLQHSNHQAPPPQAQQQQHQQRAKSEEEEERSIAPPC is encoded by the coding sequence ATGTCGTCTTCAAACTCGCCGTGCGCCGCGTGCAAGTGCCTCCGGCGGAAGTGCACGCAGGAGTGCGTGTTCGCGCCGTATTTCCCGCCGGACAATCCGCAGAAGTTCACGAACGTGCATAAAGTCTTCGGCGCCAGCAACGTCTCGAAGCTTCTGAACGAGCTGAACGCCAGCCAGCGGGAGGACGCCGTGAACTCCCTCGCCTACGAGGCCGAGTACCGCCTCCGGGACCCCGTCTACGGCTGCGTCGGCCTCATCTCCATCCTCCAGCAGAAGCTCAAGCAGGTGCAGCTCGATTTAGACAACGCCAAGAAGGAATTAGCCACGTATATCGGGCCCTCGGCGATGCTGCCCATTTACAATCACCCGCAGCACCACTCCAACTACGGGCCCTCCGGTTACCAGATGTTGCCGTACAATGTGCAGCCGATTACGCAGGGGATGGCGCAGCTCATGATCcgggagcagcagcagcagcagcagcagtttcTCGAGGCGCACCAGCTGGCCGCGGCCGCGAGAGAGCAGGAGATGATGCGGAGCTACGAGCAGCAGCAAAATCATGAATTGATGAGATTTAACGGCGGAGGGTTTGATGACGGCCCCGTCACCGCCACCGGATTCAACCAGATTGGCGGGGGTGGGGCCCCCTCGCTGGCGTTGGGGAGCTCTTATGAAGCCATcccagagcagcagcagcagtctaATTACCATCTCCAGCAGCAGCTGCAGCAAGATCTTTTGTTGCAGCATAGTAATCATCAGGCTCCTCCTCCGCAGGCGCAACAACAGCAGCACCAGCAACGAGCTAAAagcgaggaggaggaggaaagGAGCATTGCTCCTCCTTGTTAA
- the LOC131005683 gene encoding probable aquaporin PIP1-4: MENKEEDVRVGANKFPEHQPIGTAAQSQDKDYKEPPPAPLFDASELASWSFYRAGIAEFIATFLFLYITVLTVMGVSKSDSKCATVGIQGIAWAFGGMIFALVYCTAGISGGHINPAVTFGLFLARKLSLNRAVFYMVMQCLGAICGAGVVKGFGKTLYMSKGGGANTVAHGYTKGSGLGAEIIGTFVLVYTVFSATDAKRSARDSHVPILAPLPIGFAVFLVHLATIPVTGTGINPARSLGAAIIYNKSHAWNDHWIFWVGPFIGAALAALYHQVVIRAIPFKSK; this comes from the exons ATGGAGAACAAAGAGGAGGACGTGAGGGTCGGAGCCAACAAGTTCCCGGAGCACCAGCCCATCGGCACGGCGGCGCAGAGCCAGGACAAGGACTACAAGGAGCCGCCGCCCGCCCCGCTCTTCGACGCCTCCGAGCTAGCATCGTGGTCGTTCTACCGAGCTGGGATCGCCGAATTCATCGCCACCTTCCTCTTCCTCTACATCACCGTGCTCACCGTCATGGGCGTCAGCAAATCCGACTCCAAGTGCGCCACCGTCGGCATCCAGGGCATCGCCTGGGCCTTCGGCGGCATGATCTTCGCCCTCGTCTACTGCACCGCCGGAATCTCCGGCGGCCACATCAATCCCGCCGTCACCTTCGGCCTCTTCCTCGCCAGGAAGCTGTCGCTCAACCGCGCCGTCTTCTACATGGTCATGCAGTGCCTCGGCGCCATCTGCGGCGCCGGCGTCGTCAAGGGCTTCGGGAAGACCCTCTACATGAGCAAGGGCGGCGGCGCCAATACGGTGGCGCACGGCTACACCAAGGGCAGCGGCCTCGGCGCCGAGATCATCGGCACTTTCGTGCTCGTCTACACCGTCTTCTCCGCCACCGACGCCAAGCGCAGCGCCAGAGACTCCCATGTCCCC ATATTGGCTCCGTTGCCTATCGGATTCGCGGTGTTCCTGGTACATTTGGCGACAATTCCGGTCACCGGAACCGGCATCAACCCGGCTCGGAGTCTCGGAGCCGCCATCATCTACAACAAGAGCCACGCCTGGAACGACCAT TGGATATTCTGGGTGGGACCTTTCATTGGAGCGGCGCTGGCAGCTCTCTACCATCAGGTGGTGATAAGGGCCATTCCGTTCAAGTCCAAGTGA